A region from the Salvia splendens isolate huo1 chromosome 15, SspV2, whole genome shotgun sequence genome encodes:
- the LOC121769552 gene encoding ERAD-associated E3 ubiquitin-protein ligase HRD1B-like, whose translation MMRLQTYGGISLIATLAVIYHAFSSRGQFYPAMVYLSTSKISLVLLLNMGLVVMCILWQLTKKIFLGKLREAEVERLNEQSWREVMEILFAITIFRQDFSVSFIVMVTALLLIKALHWLAQKRVEYIETTPSVPKLAHIRIVSFMGFLLLLDCSFLYNSIKYILETKQASVSLFFAFEYMILATTTVSTFLKYIFYVSDMLMDGQWEKKAVYTFYLELARDLLHLTMYMCFFLVIFVNYGVPLHLIRELYETFRNFKIRIADYLRYRKITSNMNDRFPDATSEEINSSDATCIICREEMTTAKKLLCGHLFHVHCLRSWLERQNTCPTCRAPVVPPEHGMSTTGTRSGGQQQGTSATGTSSQGSVSSGEANGNISQHQARLQAAASAASMYQTSFVYPSPSTLAWSPGHTVPPQPFGPSGPNMTANDSASASQQDIKVKLIERQIEYLQWQLQHLQESGSEKKTGAGASDIKGKAVSSPSSSSIVDSSETGNP comes from the exons ATGATGAGGCTGCAAACTTATGGAGGGATTAGTTTAATAGCTACACTGGCTGTTATCTATCATGCATTTAGTAGCAGAGGCCAGTTTTATCCGGCAATGGTGTACCTTTCTACTTCAAAGATCAGTTTGGTGCTACTTTTAAATATGGGCCTGGTAGTTATGTGCATTTTGTGGCAATTAACAAAGAAGATCTTCCTTGGCAAGTTACGAGAAGCAGAAGTGGAAAGGCTGAATGAGCAGTCATGGCGGGAAGTCATGGAAATACTATTTGCCATAACTATTTTTAGACAAGATTTTTCGGTTTCATTTATAGTGATGGTTACTGCTTTACTTTTGATCAAAGCTTTGCATTGGTTGGCCCAGAAGAGAGTTGAATACATTGAAACGACTCCATCTGTTCCTAAGCTAGCTCATATCCGAATTGTATCTTTCATGGGATTCCTTCTCCTTCTTGATTGTAGCTTTCTCTACAACTCAATCAAGtatatcttggaaaccaaacAGGCTTCAGTTTCACTTTTCTTTGCATTCGA GTACATGATACTGGCCACAACAACTGTATcaacatttttgaaatatatattCTATGTCAGTGACATGCTTATGGATGGACAATGGGAGAAGAAGGCTGTTTACACCTTTTACTTGGAGCTTGCTCGAGACTTGCTTCACTTGACTATGTACATGTGTTTCTTCCTCGTCATTTTTGT GAACTATGGTGTGCCTCTTCACTTGATACGGGAACTGTATGAGACTTTCCGTAACTTCAAAATCCGTATTGCTGACTATCTACGCTATCGGAAGATTACTTCAAATATGAATGATCGTTTCCCTGATGCAACATCTGAAGAGATCAACTC GAGTGATGCAACCTGCATTATTTGCCGAGAGGAGATGACTACTGCAAAGAAACTTCTATGTGGGCATCTCTTTCATGTCCACTGCCTCAGGTCATGGTTAGAAAGACAAAATACATGCCCTACATGCAGAGCACCTGTTGTACCACCTGAACATGGGATGAGTACTACTGGAACGAGGTCTGGTGGTCAACAACAAG GAACTAGCGCTACTGGTACATCATCTCAAGGCTCTGTCAGTTCTGGTGAGGCAAATGGTAATATCAGTCAGCATCAGGCTAGACTCCAAGCTGCTGCTTCTGCTGCATCTATGTATCAGACGTCTTTTGTGTATCCTTCTCCAAGTACTCTAGCATG GTCGCCTGGACATACCGTACCTCCTCAACCATTTGGACCTTCCGGCCCCAATATGACAGCTAATGATAGTGCATCAGCCTCTCAACaggatataaaagtaaaattaattGAGCGCCAGATTGAG TATCTACAATGGCAGCTCCAGCACCTACAAGAATCAGGCAGTGAGAAGAAAACGGGCGCAGGAGCATCAGATATTAAAGGGAAGGCAGTATCATCACCATCTTCATCGTCTATTGTAGACTCTAGTGAGACGGGCAACCCATAG